The following proteins come from a genomic window of Rutidosis leptorrhynchoides isolate AG116_Rl617_1_P2 chromosome 10, CSIRO_AGI_Rlap_v1, whole genome shotgun sequence:
- the LOC139870818 gene encoding uncharacterized protein, whose translation MPIYFVCKILQQSEVNYPPIEKLVYALTHTARRLRRYFQAHSILVMIDQPIKHILRNPESSGRLAKWAIELGEYEINFSPRLAVNGQILADVLLETTEKVDHLQNVKASNHVWELHTDGASSEEGVGAGLVLTSPEGEEHTYALSFCFYASNNEAEYEALLSGLRIASEMGIKHLHAYVDSQIIA comes from the coding sequence ATGCCTATATATTTCGTCTGTAAAATATTGCAGCAAAGTGAAGTTAACTATCCACCAATTGAAAAATTGGTGTATGCTTTAACACACACAGCTAGACGACTCAGACGTTATTTTCAAGCACATTCAATCCTGGTAATGATAGACCAGCCGATAAAACATATTTTGAGAAATCCAGAGTCATCGGGACGACTAGCAAAATGGGCAATTGAATTGGGAgaatatgaaataaatttttcgCCTCGACTTGCAGTTAATGGTCAAATTTTAGCAGATGTTTTATTAGAAACAACAGAAAAGGTCGATCATCTGCAAAATGTTAAAGCTAGCAATCATGTTTGGGAATTGCACACTGATGGTGCATCAAGTGAGGAAGGTGTTGGTGCAGGGTTAGTACTTACTAGTCCAGAAGGTGAAGAGCATACGTATGCATTGAGTTTTTGTTTTTATGCATCtaacaatgaagcagaatatgaagcattgctttcTGGCCTCCGCATAGCGTCAGAAATgggaataaaacatttgcatgcatatgttgattctcaaattatAGCATAG